In Saprospiraceae bacterium, a genomic segment contains:
- a CDS encoding UpxY family transcription antiterminator yields the protein MLSWRVLYVQGRYEFTVEKQFQKLGITHYVPKLEVERVWSDRVKKLKVPAFPGYVFVNLDEKDRNKVFDAKGVIHYVKYNQRDATIREDEIQLIQNCGSRIQYSSLQEVNWSKGQKVMVTSGVLKGCKGCLVEILGKKTVQIKLEYIPMGFLVELPVDLLEVC from the coding sequence ATGCTAAGCTGGAGAGTTTTATACGTTCAAGGACGGTATGAATTCACCGTTGAAAAGCAGTTTCAAAAGCTTGGCATCACTCATTATGTACCCAAACTGGAGGTGGAGCGCGTTTGGTCTGATCGCGTAAAAAAATTAAAAGTTCCCGCATTTCCAGGATATGTTTTTGTCAACTTAGACGAAAAGGATCGCAATAAAGTTTTTGATGCCAAAGGCGTAATACATTATGTAAAGTACAACCAGCGGGATGCTACCATCCGCGAAGATGAAATTCAACTGATTCAAAACTGCGGTTCGCGAATCCAGTATTCATCGCTTCAAGAAGTGAATTGGTCGAAAGGCCAAAAGGTGATGGTGACCAGTGGTGTACTGAAAGGTTGTAAGGGCTGTCTGGTAGAAATTTTAGGCAAAAAAACAGTTCAGATAAAACTTGAATATATACCGATGGGATTTTTAGTTGAATTGCCTGTCGATTTATTGGAAGTTTGTTGA
- a CDS encoding DUF1772 domain-containing protein — protein MKRFVLYASVAFSSGLFFANIYNSIVNAANWESNVPYSITATRDFFVVANPGTFFQLIDPTNLILIAITLILFWKKSTSIRLYLSIALLCYISSMILTFTYFYPRNEIMFLSEQLPDTETLKRVASEWGRMNWVRSLIWLVGLVCSFLALDKASSSTQKPS, from the coding sequence ATGAAAAGGTTTGTTCTTTATGCATCTGTTGCATTTTCAAGCGGTTTGTTTTTTGCCAATATTTACAATTCTATAGTCAATGCAGCCAACTGGGAAAGCAACGTCCCTTATTCCATAACAGCTACCAGGGATTTTTTTGTAGTTGCAAATCCTGGTACCTTTTTTCAACTGATAGATCCTACAAATCTGATATTGATTGCAATTACATTAATTTTATTTTGGAAAAAATCAACTTCCATACGGCTGTATTTGAGTATAGCATTACTTTGCTATATAAGCTCTATGATTTTAACTTTTACCTATTTTTATCCCAGAAATGAGATTATGTTTCTTTCCGAACAGCTTCCCGATACAGAGACGCTCAAAAGAGTTGCATCTGAATGGGGACGAATGAACTGGGTAAGGTCTTTGATATGGCTGGTAGGTCTTGTTTGTTCTTTCTTAGCTTTGGACAAAGCCTCTTCAAGCACACAAAAACCATCTTAA
- a CDS encoding urocanate hydratase: MFAKDIQTGIPKDLPDHPGINPAMPHAPKRIIDDVLTADEKRLALKNALRYFPDHFHVSLLPEFASELQQYGRIYMYRFMPLYEMYARPLEAYPAKCKEAASIMLMIQNNLDPKVAKYPQELITYGGNGAVFQNWAQYLLCMQYLSEMTAEQTLVLYSGHPLGLFPSSKVAPRVVVTNGMMIPNYSKKEDWNKYNALGVTQYGQMTAGSFMYIGPQGIVHGTTLTLMNAGRRKNANIQNLNGKIFITSGLGGMSGAQAIAAVITGVTCILAEVDPDAIQQRLTDGYILKENIYTDLKSLFDRALQYQAVHEKGIALIYAGNIIEVWEYAANNNIHIDLGSDQTSLHNIHDLGYCPVGYRFSEAKSLLQMDKVKFMAEVKSSLQRHVRAVNILSAKGMYFWDYGNAFLKEAGEASAEIWKDETHLKYKYPSYVEDIMGPLCFDYGFGPFRWVCLSGDLADLQKSDQIAANVIEKLMKDADGNTLSQYLDNLKWIRDAGQNLPVVGSKSRILYADAKCRIEIALAFNEAISKGELSAGIVLGRDHHDVSGTDSPFRETANIYDGSSFTADMAVHNVIGDSFRGATWVSLHNGGGVGWGEVINGGFGMYIDGSDKSAAQIKSMLHWDVNNGVSRRAWARNEGAIKSIQKAMMEEPLLKVTLPNFVDEQFLQDQTRNLD, from the coding sequence ATGTTTGCAAAAGATATACAAACAGGAATCCCGAAAGATTTACCGGACCACCCGGGAATCAATCCTGCAATGCCACATGCACCCAAAAGAATCATTGATGATGTATTGACTGCCGACGAAAAAAGATTGGCGCTTAAGAATGCATTGCGATATTTTCCGGATCATTTTCATGTTAGCTTATTGCCAGAGTTTGCAAGTGAATTGCAACAGTACGGTCGCATTTATATGTATCGGTTTATGCCTTTATATGAGATGTATGCGCGGCCTTTGGAAGCCTATCCTGCAAAATGCAAAGAAGCCGCATCCATCATGCTGATGATTCAGAATAATCTGGATCCTAAAGTTGCCAAATACCCTCAGGAGTTGATTACTTATGGTGGCAACGGTGCCGTATTTCAAAACTGGGCACAGTACTTATTGTGTATGCAATACCTATCGGAAATGACCGCCGAACAAACATTAGTTTTGTATTCCGGCCATCCTTTAGGTTTATTTCCTTCTTCAAAAGTAGCACCTCGTGTCGTCGTTACGAACGGCATGATGATTCCCAATTACAGCAAAAAAGAAGACTGGAATAAATACAATGCTCTAGGTGTCACACAATATGGTCAAATGACCGCCGGATCTTTTATGTATATCGGTCCGCAAGGCATCGTACATGGCACCACGCTTACACTGATGAATGCAGGCAGAAGAAAAAATGCTAACATTCAAAATTTAAACGGAAAAATATTTATTACCTCCGGCCTAGGTGGGATGTCCGGTGCTCAAGCCATTGCGGCAGTCATTACCGGCGTGACTTGCATTCTGGCAGAAGTTGATCCCGATGCAATCCAACAAAGATTGACCGACGGTTACATCCTAAAGGAAAATATTTACACAGATTTAAAATCTTTGTTCGATCGTGCTTTGCAATATCAAGCTGTCCATGAAAAAGGCATCGCTTTGATCTATGCGGGAAATATTATTGAGGTATGGGAATATGCTGCCAACAATAATATTCACATTGATCTGGGTTCTGATCAAACTTCACTACATAATATCCACGATCTCGGTTATTGTCCGGTAGGCTACCGTTTTTCGGAAGCTAAAAGCCTACTGCAAATGGACAAAGTAAAATTTATGGCTGAAGTCAAATCTTCATTACAAAGGCATGTCCGGGCGGTCAATATTTTAAGTGCGAAAGGCATGTATTTCTGGGATTATGGAAATGCCTTTTTAAAAGAAGCCGGAGAAGCAAGTGCCGAAATTTGGAAAGATGAAACTCACTTGAAATACAAATATCCTTCTTATGTGGAAGACATTATGGGCCCTTTGTGTTTCGATTACGGTTTTGGTCCGTTCCGATGGGTTTGTCTTTCAGGAGATTTGGCAGATCTTCAAAAATCAGATCAAATTGCTGCGAATGTCATTGAAAAATTAATGAAAGATGCCGATGGAAATACATTGTCACAGTATCTCGACAATTTGAAATGGATCCGGGATGCGGGACAAAATCTCCCCGTGGTTGGAAGCAAATCGCGCATCCTTTATGCAGATGCAAAATGCCGCATTGAAATTGCACTTGCATTCAACGAAGCCATTTCAAAAGGAGAATTATCGGCGGGTATTGTTTTGGGAAGAGACCATCACGATGTATCAGGTACGGATTCGCCCTTTCGCGAAACTGCAAATATTTACGACGGTTCAAGTTTCACCGCAGATATGGCGGTGCACAATGTCATTGGCGACAGTTTTCGGGGCGCCACCTGGGTATCGCTTCACAATGGTGGCGGTGTAGGATGGGGTGAAGTGATCAACGGTGGTTTTGGAATGTACATTGATGGATCTGACAAATCTGCCGCCCAAATCAAAAGCATGTTGCATTGGGATGTCAACAATGGAGTGAGCCGCAGGGCCTGGGCACGCAATGAAGGAGCCATTAAATCCATTCAAAAAGCCATGATGGAAGAGCCTTTGTTGAAAGTGACCTTACCTAATTTTGTCGATGAGCAGTTTTTACAAGACCAAACCAGAAATTTGGATTAA
- a CDS encoding M48 family metallopeptidase — protein MQILQATYYKGIKPVGKPVAVYLENDAFRIVQTMEEHEDDRYWDVQAIHPDDSFDDNRLILSYGVVKPLEYLEFNQADALMILENVYPGKLWEKKKSAASKNAVGILFIGIGIVIALSIAAYFIIAPRLADKIARNVPIEWELDLGKQVAAGLVPEGKVDTLKSQMLDSFFTAMKVTTDYPIKLYFVRDTVVNAFAMPGGSIVVYQGLFDKMQNYEALAGLLGHEFAHVEKRHSLRSMFRSLSGYMFLSLLFGDLTGIMGVLLDNANSIQNLSYSREFEREADARAVELLMERNIGLSGMQGLFQIFLDEGSKGLEVPEFMRTHPVTQDRIDYVKLKISETGIEPIYYEVLKGLFDRMKAQ, from the coding sequence ATGCAGATCCTGCAAGCAACTTATTATAAAGGCATCAAGCCGGTAGGTAAACCGGTGGCTGTTTATTTGGAGAACGATGCTTTTCGCATTGTTCAAACCATGGAAGAGCATGAGGATGACCGATATTGGGATGTACAGGCCATACATCCTGATGATTCTTTTGATGACAATCGCCTGATATTAAGTTATGGTGTAGTAAAGCCTTTGGAGTATTTGGAGTTTAACCAGGCAGATGCGCTGATGATTTTGGAAAATGTATATCCGGGTAAATTGTGGGAAAAGAAAAAATCGGCTGCTTCCAAAAATGCGGTGGGTATCTTATTTATTGGGATAGGAATTGTCATTGCTTTGTCGATTGCTGCATATTTTATAATTGCGCCCCGGCTGGCAGATAAAATCGCACGAAACGTACCCATTGAATGGGAACTGGATCTTGGAAAACAAGTGGCTGCAGGATTAGTACCGGAAGGAAAGGTGGATACCCTGAAATCGCAGATGCTGGACTCCTTTTTTACAGCTATGAAGGTGACGACGGATTATCCAATCAAACTCTATTTTGTGAGGGATACGGTGGTCAATGCCTTTGCGATGCCCGGTGGGAGCATCGTCGTGTACCAGGGATTATTTGACAAAATGCAGAATTACGAAGCCTTGGCCGGATTGTTAGGTCACGAATTTGCACATGTGGAAAAGAGGCATAGTCTCAGGAGCATGTTCCGTTCTTTGTCGGGATATATGTTTCTTAGTTTGTTGTTTGGCGATCTGACAGGCATCATGGGAGTGTTATTGGATAATGCAAATTCCATTCAAAATCTCAGTTATTCCAGGGAATTTGAACGGGAGGCAGATGCCCGTGCAGTTGAGCTGTTGATGGAGCGCAACATCGGGTTGAGTGGGATGCAGGGATTATTTCAGATCTTCCTGGATGAAGGCAGTAAAGGATTGGAAGTACCGGAATTTATGCGGACACACCCGGTCACCCAGGATCGCATTGATTACGTCAAATTGAAAATCTCCGAAACCGGTATCGAGCCCATATATTATGAGGTCCTCAAAGGCTTGTTCGACCGGATGAAAGCCCAATAA
- a CDS encoding M4 family metallopeptidase has product MRKFILLFLAIPLGILPAQSQGLKNKPDFQLNGNQSISGKTFENPGFALPYSNSSFLYTGTLNLKPISANKLSGIKKNYTVLETDEAGYPKRLSLNALIPRNSTTDASFWAQQLNQVFDSEGDKAIEWKNLSDTSDDLKIRHLKYQQLFDGKPVIGSEYYVHVYADGKVLAHGHFQQPDQSLEPKFHLDQAVALVKTAFIREGITLNESPSTEQKYLKTGLSSYTLGYAQVPGSDQWKLIYEMVYYPTALSKYLIWMDAESGAILKFRKDQCNVHVHTTNECSHRDHVAELPSPQGGETTTARDLFDINRTIQVWREGSFQYLLDASRSMFKAASFKLDDPVGAIWTMDGLNSNENNIRMGQIRSNANTWAKNAISAHYNAGLAYEYYLNTHARNSINGQGGTILSVINITEAGGGGYDNAFWNGEAIFYGNGGTAFTSLAKSLDVAGHEMTHGVVQTTANLTYENESGALNESFADIFGVLIDRDDWKLGDDIVRLNAFPSGAMRDMSNPHNGAQTNDFGRWQPQHVSEQYKGSSDNGGVHINSGIPNYAFYLFVKELAKGSTEEQGKKIAEKVYYRTLVNYLTRSSNFKDLRNAVEQACIDLHGNNSTVHNAAKFAFDQVGIGSSGNPGGGGQQYQNDLPVNPGALFAVCTDDRNLGVYLINIQTSQIFQLSNRSIKSKPSVSDDGSEIYFVGVDSRLYGLFLNQTTKVYDEIVLDSDPIYRSATISKDGRLLAVLYDQEENKIHVYDFVRQVWKTFTLTNPTTSNGGGATSNVRYADFMDFEHSGQYLMYDALSKLEQNSGAIYEYWDIGFLRVWNLASNNFGDGHIDKLFSDLPENTSIGNPSFSKNSPYVIAFDYLEEDLFGNKFYILGSNVETGNLAEIAADRDNTGYPNYSVDDKFIMYNGYDNSGNISIKFKQLAANKIQSGGSEQLFISEARWGSFFANGKRVLIKNEDLETIHDLEVYPVPFDKLLNISFSSDRSQDLNIQLINSLGVEVLKEKRIIESGKNEIQLNVTELPSGIYYLQLLSGKVAASVVVVKG; this is encoded by the coding sequence ATGAGAAAATTCATCTTATTGTTTTTGGCAATTCCTCTCGGAATATTGCCGGCACAATCCCAGGGTCTAAAAAACAAACCAGATTTCCAGTTAAATGGGAATCAGAGCATTTCGGGAAAGACTTTTGAAAATCCCGGATTTGCCCTTCCTTATTCAAATTCTTCATTTTTATATACCGGAACTTTGAATCTGAAGCCCATTTCAGCTAATAAGCTATCTGGTATTAAGAAAAATTATACGGTTTTAGAAACAGATGAAGCCGGGTATCCAAAGCGTTTATCTTTAAATGCGCTCATACCCAGAAATTCAACTACCGATGCATCTTTCTGGGCTCAACAGTTGAATCAGGTTTTTGATTCTGAAGGAGATAAAGCCATTGAATGGAAAAACCTTTCAGATACATCAGACGATCTGAAGATCAGACATTTAAAATATCAGCAACTGTTTGATGGAAAACCGGTCATAGGGTCAGAATATTATGTCCATGTATATGCAGATGGCAAAGTTTTGGCTCACGGACATTTTCAACAACCGGATCAAAGCCTCGAGCCGAAATTTCATTTGGATCAGGCAGTAGCACTCGTTAAAACTGCATTTATCCGGGAAGGAATTACTTTAAATGAAAGCCCATCAACTGAGCAGAAATATTTAAAAACAGGGCTAAGTTCTTACACATTGGGTTATGCACAAGTTCCTGGATCTGACCAATGGAAACTGATATATGAAATGGTATATTATCCAACAGCATTGAGCAAATACCTCATTTGGATGGATGCGGAATCAGGGGCGATCTTAAAATTCAGAAAAGATCAGTGCAATGTACATGTGCACACTACTAACGAATGTTCGCATCGCGATCATGTAGCAGAACTTCCGTCGCCACAAGGCGGAGAAACAACAACAGCCAGAGATTTGTTTGACATCAACCGGACCATACAGGTTTGGAGGGAAGGAAGTTTTCAATATTTGCTCGATGCTTCGCGATCCATGTTTAAAGCAGCTTCATTCAAATTGGACGACCCTGTAGGAGCCATATGGACTATGGATGGATTGAATAGCAATGAAAACAATATCCGTATGGGGCAGATTCGCAGTAATGCCAACACCTGGGCAAAAAATGCAATTTCTGCGCATTATAACGCCGGGTTAGCATATGAGTATTATCTGAATACCCATGCGCGGAATTCAATCAATGGGCAGGGCGGCACCATTTTGTCGGTGATTAATATAACTGAAGCCGGCGGCGGCGGATATGACAATGCATTTTGGAATGGGGAGGCTATTTTTTATGGAAATGGAGGTACCGCATTTACAAGTTTAGCGAAGAGTCTGGATGTGGCCGGACATGAAATGACACACGGAGTTGTGCAGACTACGGCCAATCTTACCTATGAAAATGAATCGGGCGCACTCAATGAATCCTTTGCAGATATTTTTGGAGTTTTGATTGACCGCGATGATTGGAAATTAGGAGATGATATTGTTCGCCTCAACGCATTTCCTTCAGGAGCCATGAGAGATATGAGCAATCCTCACAATGGAGCACAAACCAATGATTTTGGAAGATGGCAACCACAACACGTTTCAGAACAATATAAAGGAAGCTCAGATAATGGAGGTGTACACATCAACAGTGGGATACCTAATTATGCATTTTATTTATTTGTCAAAGAACTTGCTAAAGGGAGTACAGAAGAACAAGGCAAAAAAATTGCGGAGAAAGTCTATTACCGAACATTGGTCAATTATCTCACGAGATCCTCTAATTTTAAAGATTTGCGCAATGCGGTAGAGCAGGCATGTATCGATTTGCATGGCAATAATTCAACGGTGCACAATGCTGCTAAATTTGCATTCGACCAGGTGGGCATTGGGTCAAGTGGCAATCCCGGTGGTGGCGGCCAGCAATATCAAAATGATTTGCCTGTCAATCCGGGAGCTTTATTTGCAGTATGTACAGACGATCGGAACCTCGGCGTTTATCTGATCAATATTCAAACCAGCCAGATTTTTCAATTGAGTAATAGAAGCATTAAAAGCAAACCCAGTGTGTCTGATGATGGTTCCGAAATATATTTTGTCGGCGTTGATTCCCGATTGTACGGTTTATTTTTAAATCAAACAACAAAAGTGTATGATGAGATCGTATTAGATTCTGACCCGATCTACAGGAGTGCAACGATTTCAAAAGATGGCCGATTGCTGGCGGTGTTGTACGATCAGGAAGAAAATAAAATTCACGTATATGATTTTGTGAGACAAGTGTGGAAGACATTTACACTTACGAATCCAACCACTTCGAATGGCGGCGGTGCTACTTCAAATGTGCGTTATGCAGATTTTATGGACTTCGAACATTCAGGACAATATCTGATGTACGACGCCTTGAGTAAACTGGAACAAAACAGTGGTGCCATTTATGAATACTGGGACATCGGATTTTTAAGAGTTTGGAATTTAGCCAGTAATAATTTTGGCGACGGACATATCGATAAGCTATTTTCAGATTTGCCCGAAAACACAAGTATTGGTAATCCTTCTTTTTCAAAAAACTCACCTTATGTCATTGCCTTTGATTATCTGGAAGAGGATTTATTCGGCAATAAATTTTACATCCTGGGATCAAATGTTGAAACGGGAAATTTAGCAGAAATAGCAGCGGATAGAGATAATACAGGATATCCGAATTACTCCGTCGATGATAAGTTTATCATGTACAATGGTTATGATAACAGTGGCAATATTTCGATCAAATTCAAACAATTGGCGGCCAATAAAATTCAATCCGGAGGTTCCGAACAGTTGTTCATATCAGAAGCAAGATGGGGCTCTTTCTTTGCAAACGGGAAAAGGGTGTTGATCAAAAATGAGGATCTTGAAACGATTCATGATTTGGAAGTGTATCCCGTTCCATTTGATAAATTGTTGAATATTTCGTTCAGCAGCGATCGCAGCCAGGATTTGAATATACAATTGATCAATAGTTTAGGAGTTGAAGTGTTAAAAGAAAAAAGAATCATTGAATCTGGTAAAAATGAAATTCAATTGAATGTAACAGAACTTCCGTCAGGGATTTATTATTTGCAATTGTTGTCCGGGAAAGTTGCGGCGAGTGTGGTTGTAGTGAAGGGATAG
- a CDS encoding glycosyltransferase family 9 protein — protein MHIKKGSKILILRFSSIGDIILTTPVIRCLKQQTEAEIHYLTKSKFSELLADHPQIDKLWTFERDWTEIKTALLTEKFDLIIDLHKNIRSYHISWVLGVKTLRFDKLNFRKWLAVVSKYNCLPKKHIVDRYFDALKTCGILNDGRGLDCFFHAQDLANFKLPDKYVVGVLGATYFTKQIPAQKWKELIEKTNLPMVLLGGTNERLLAEELLSKFPNQITNLCGHTTLRQSAAVIQSCEYLVTPDTGMMHIGAALKKSMHVYWGNTIPEFGMYPYYGDQQLPWYSHEVKNLSCRPCSKLGYAACPKGHFRCMMEQEV, from the coding sequence ATGCATATCAAAAAAGGAAGCAAAATCCTCATTCTGCGCTTTAGTTCGATAGGTGATATCATATTGACTACACCGGTCATACGATGTCTGAAGCAGCAGACAGAGGCAGAGATCCATTACTTGACAAAGTCAAAATTTTCGGAATTGCTGGCGGATCACCCGCAGATCGACAAACTTTGGACTTTTGAAAGAGATTGGACAGAAATAAAAACAGCGCTCCTGACAGAGAAGTTTGATCTCATCATAGATCTGCATAAAAACATTCGTTCGTATCACATCAGTTGGGTTTTGGGAGTGAAGACCCTTCGGTTTGATAAATTGAATTTTAGAAAATGGCTAGCAGTTGTAAGTAAGTATAATTGTTTGCCGAAAAAGCATATCGTTGACCGCTACTTCGATGCCCTTAAAACCTGTGGAATTTTAAATGATGGCCGGGGTCTGGATTGCTTTTTCCATGCTCAGGATCTCGCTAATTTTAAATTACCAGATAAGTATGTGGTCGGCGTACTGGGCGCGACTTATTTTACCAAGCAAATTCCAGCGCAGAAATGGAAGGAGCTCATTGAAAAAACAAACCTGCCCATGGTGTTACTTGGAGGCACTAACGAACGTTTGTTAGCAGAAGAACTTTTGTCCAAATTCCCAAATCAAATTACCAATTTATGCGGACATACAACACTGCGGCAATCGGCAGCAGTGATCCAATCTTGCGAATATCTGGTGACCCCGGATACGGGCATGATGCACATCGGTGCCGCTCTAAAAAAATCGATGCATGTTTACTGGGGCAACACCATCCCCGAGTTTGGAATGTATCCTTACTATGGAGATCAGCAGCTTCCCTGGTATAGCCATGAAGTCAAAAATTTATCCTGCAGACCTTGTTCTAAATTAGGATATGCGGCTTGTCCGAAGGGGCATTTTAGGTGTATGATGGAGCAGGAGGTTTAG
- a CDS encoding O-antigen ligase family protein, which produces MQVALIKKPEIFLPIALSLLISGIAFGGQYLYLLAIPVAILLGVIVFLKPDVLFFSLGFLTPLSINPHDAELGKLSLALPTEPMAALLVVLFFYVLLTTDRIDPRLLKHPISILIYIYFFWLLVTTATSVDKVVSIKFVIAKMWFIIPGYFLAATYFREPKNLFRYLMLFVAGMFVLSCYNIIHLAQYSFEDKPSQSTMQPFFKDHTILGAVSAMVLPLCFGLFRLSKSDVVKRMFFFSAMVILIIGTIITYSRAAWASIVPALLLLLVFVFHIRFKWVFTAMLLVMAYLFMNIEGIITEMERNKVAGGDDLEQNIESISNISSDPSNLERINRWACALEMWNDKPVFGFGPGTYMFEYAPYQLGRNYTSISTNFGDIGNAHSEYLGPLAETGMIGMLIFMSLFVMCMYYAMRAFLANKDKSHRVMICTLACGLVTYFTHGFLNNFLDTDKASFIFWPMIAAIVVYDLAPHPRPLSTGVEKGVE; this is translated from the coding sequence ATGCAAGTTGCACTGATTAAAAAACCGGAAATATTTTTGCCCATCGCCCTGAGCTTATTGATCAGCGGAATTGCTTTTGGTGGACAATACTTGTATTTACTTGCAATTCCCGTTGCGATACTTTTAGGCGTCATTGTTTTTTTAAAACCCGATGTACTTTTTTTTAGTCTTGGATTTTTAACACCCCTATCCATCAATCCGCACGATGCGGAATTGGGAAAATTGAGTTTGGCATTGCCCACTGAACCGATGGCGGCATTGTTGGTCGTATTGTTTTTTTACGTTTTACTAACGACCGATAGGATCGATCCCCGTTTGTTGAAACATCCGATCAGCATATTAATTTACATTTATTTTTTCTGGTTACTGGTAACTACGGCGACCAGTGTAGATAAAGTGGTATCGATCAAATTTGTGATTGCAAAAATGTGGTTTATCATTCCGGGCTATTTTTTAGCAGCCACTTATTTTAGAGAACCTAAAAATTTATTTCGCTATCTGATGTTATTTGTAGCAGGAATGTTTGTGCTCAGTTGTTACAACATTATACATCTGGCGCAATACTCCTTTGAAGACAAGCCCTCGCAATCGACCATGCAGCCCTTTTTTAAAGATCACACCATACTCGGTGCGGTATCTGCTATGGTTTTGCCCTTGTGTTTTGGATTATTCCGTTTATCGAAGAGCGATGTTGTAAAAAGAATGTTTTTTTTCAGCGCGATGGTCATTCTAATCATTGGAACCATCATAACTTATTCCCGCGCGGCCTGGGCCAGTATTGTACCGGCTTTACTTTTGCTTTTGGTTTTTGTATTTCACATCCGATTCAAATGGGTATTTACTGCAATGCTGCTTGTGATGGCTTATTTGTTTATGAACATCGAAGGCATCATCACAGAAATGGAGCGTAACAAAGTGGCAGGTGGAGATGATCTTGAACAGAATATTGAATCCATTTCCAACATCAGCTCTGACCCTTCCAATCTCGAACGCATCAACCGCTGGGCCTGTGCATTGGAGATGTGGAATGACAAACCTGTTTTTGGTTTTGGTCCGGGTACGTATATGTTTGAATATGCACCTTACCAATTGGGTAGAAACTACACCTCCATCAGCACCAATTTTGGTGACATAGGCAATGCACATAGTGAATATCTGGGTCCGCTGGCAGAGACCGGTATGATCGGCATGTTGATTTTTATGAGTTTGTTTGTGATGTGTATGTATTATGCCATGCGCGCATTTTTAGCAAATAAAGACAAATCGCATCGCGTGATGATCTGCACCCTTGCTTGCGGATTGGTGACGTATTTCACCCACGGATTTTTGAATAATTTTTTGGATACCGACAAAGCCAGTTTTATTTTCTGGCCGATGATTGCAGCGATTGTCGTTTATGATTTGGCACCTCACCCCCGGCCCCTCTCCACTGGCGTGGAGAAGGGAGTTGAATAA
- a CDS encoding AraC family transcriptional regulator, with product MNKLLPNIRTEKCNIHPALRSLLRHVVIIEADFGNVPVSLEGNFMPSPDQTMFINLYTRFKSKKSGEHNFNTVTSCTIIGAQITPFKLLVEESHKAVSIIFQPGGLNRFLNIPMTEIFDNGYNAREVIGKEIEELIDKSHDTSSRDELDSIVQSYFLGKLSQVKEPLPIDYALQFLSVNHNTNIDRIAGLACMSIRNFERKCKERLGMSAKMYARISRFHKAYKILESRKTISWANLVYELGYYDQMHFIKDFKEFSKLTPTLAHKDLSGEHMQFQLDWDKI from the coding sequence ATGAACAAGCTGTTACCAAATATCCGTACTGAAAAATGCAACATTCATCCTGCATTACGTTCGCTGTTAAGGCATGTCGTAATTATCGAAGCTGATTTCGGCAATGTTCCTGTAAGTTTGGAAGGTAATTTTATGCCCTCGCCCGACCAGACCATGTTCATCAATCTTTATACCCGATTCAAGTCTAAAAAATCAGGAGAACACAATTTCAATACGGTTACTTCCTGTACAATAATAGGAGCACAAATTACTCCCTTCAAACTATTGGTAGAAGAAAGTCATAAAGCCGTATCAATTATTTTTCAACCCGGCGGATTAAACCGGTTTTTGAATATTCCAATGACAGAAATATTTGACAATGGGTACAATGCCAGGGAAGTTATTGGCAAAGAGATAGAAGAACTTATAGATAAATCTCACGACACTAGTTCTAGAGACGAATTGGATAGTATTGTACAGTCGTATTTTCTCGGAAAACTATCTCAGGTCAAAGAACCCTTACCCATTGATTATGCCTTGCAATTCCTGTCGGTAAACCATAACACAAATATCGACCGGATTGCAGGATTGGCTTGTATGAGTATCCGTAATTTTGAGCGAAAATGTAAAGAACGACTGGGTATGTCTGCCAAGATGTACGCACGAATTTCCAGATTTCATAAGGCATATAAAATTCTCGAAAGCCGAAAGACAATATCCTGGGCAAATTTGGTATATGAATTAGGATATTACGACCAAATGCACTTTATCAAGGATTTTAAAGAGTTTTCTAAACTCACACCCACCCTTGCTCACAAAGATTTATCGGGAGAACATATGCAGTTTCAGCTTGACTGGGACAAAATTTGA
- a CDS encoding type II toxin-antitoxin system RelE/ParE family toxin has protein sequence MSKKIIWSDIAKQDIISIKKYFNARNKSNVYSKKLLVLFRDTVKLICKYPYLSVNTDRKKVRSFVVKSYIIFFEIKPDCIYIISVWDSRRDPDQLKRILEK, from the coding sequence GTGAGTAAGAAAATAATCTGGTCCGATATTGCTAAGCAGGATATTATTTCCATCAAGAAATACTTTAATGCCCGTAATAAATCAAATGTATATTCTAAAAAATTACTGGTATTGTTTCGGGATACGGTTAAATTAATCTGCAAGTATCCTTACTTATCTGTCAATACAGATAGAAAAAAAGTTCGAAGTTTTGTTGTCAAGTCTTACATTATTTTCTTCGAGATTAAACCAGATTGCATTTATATAATTAGCGTATGGGATTCAAGAAGGGATCCAGATCAATTGAAAAGAATTTTAGAAAAATAA